The nucleotide sequence AGTCGGCCTTTCGGCCGTCTGCGTTCGCCTAAATTGCCGGTTCCACCCTGAATCTATGCAGGGTGGACTTTGGCTTATACAGGGGAGAATCGGATATGTACAAACGTACGGATACAGTTGCAGTCCGTGTTGGCAACTTGACGATTGGTGGCAATAATGAAGTTATCCTTCAAAGTATGTGTACGACGAAAACTGCAGACGTAGCGGCCACTGTCGCTGAAATTAAACGATTAGAAGAAGCGGGTTGTCAGTTAGTTCGCGTTACAGTGAACAATAAGGAAGCTGCAGAGGCAATTAAAGAGATTAAGAAGCAGATCAGCATCCCACTTGTTGCAGATATTCACTTCGATTATCGATTGGCGTTGCTCGCGATTGAGAATGGGATCGATAAAGTGCGTATTAATCCAGGCAATATCGGTCGGCGTGAAAAGGTAGAGGCGGTCGTTAAGGCATGTAAAGAGCGTGGAATCCCGATTAGAATTGGTGTAAATGCAGGTTCTTTGGAAAATCACCTCTTAGAAAAGTATGGTTATCCAACACCTGATGCAATGGTGGAGAGCGCACTTTTCCATATTGGCATTTTAGAAGAGCTTGATTTTCACGATATTATCGTCTCATTGAAAGCATCCGATGTACCCATGGCGATCGAAGCCTATACGAAAGCTGCCGAAGTGATCCGGTATCCACTTCATCTTGGGATTACTGAAGCAGGCACACTATTCTCAGGTACAGTGAAGAGCGCGGCAGGGCTAGGCGTGCTTCTTAGCCAAGGCATAGGAAATACGATGCGAATTTCACTAAGTGCAGACCCTGTTGAAGAGATTAAAGTGGCACGTGAGCTACTGAAAACATTCGGTCTCATTAGCGATGCTCCAACATTAATTTCATGTCCAACGTGTGGTCGACTAGATATCGACTTATTTTCTGTAGCGAATGAAGTGGAAGAATATATTTCAAGGTTGAAAGTTCCGATTA is from Candidatus Cohnella colombiensis and encodes:
- the ispG gene encoding flavodoxin-dependent (E)-4-hydroxy-3-methylbut-2-enyl-diphosphate synthase — protein: MYKRTDTVAVRVGNLTIGGNNEVILQSMCTTKTADVAATVAEIKRLEEAGCQLVRVTVNNKEAAEAIKEIKKQISIPLVADIHFDYRLALLAIENGIDKVRINPGNIGRREKVEAVVKACKERGIPIRIGVNAGSLENHLLEKYGYPTPDAMVESALFHIGILEELDFHDIIVSLKASDVPMAIEAYTKAAEVIRYPLHLGITEAGTLFSGTVKSAAGLGVLLSQGIGNTMRISLSADPVEEIKVARELLKTFGLISDAPTLISCPTCGRLDIDLFSVANEVEEYISRLKVPIKVSVLGCAVNGPGEAREADIGIAGARGEGMLFRYGEMIRKVPEAELVNELKKEIDHIVQCYEETGEIPGRKH